A single window of Aspergillus puulaauensis MK2 DNA, chromosome 5, nearly complete sequence DNA harbors:
- a CDS encoding LysM peptidoglycan-binding domain-containing protein (CAZy:CBM50;~COG:S;~EggNog:ENOG410PKHR;~InterPro:IPR018392,IPR036779;~PFAM:PF01476;~SECRETED:SignalP(1-20)), with amino-acid sequence MMYLQSLASLLPLTILPVSAIRIWPSPSDIPDSVPLHCRQALSSNITCANSLIRAQDVLNGATLLKEQAVLYCTSECQLSLDNFKRNVTATCGMGGYVLNYQSTTKQFPLALADELIWAYSISCIRDSTGFCYADLQNHTKEACSDCALKYGAVMMSSDYGREQFPPAAYSALLSSCSVPASSYPYSYTSMPTATTISSTSASGPPTSTPSSCSGSTYVVKDDDTCESISHANSVGTDRMIQSNYLDYQCSSLTSGMELCLANKCKVYTVKANDTCEDILRGRSFGLVQLVGWNPTLHDNCDNLDSMIGRSLCVSPPGGDGNFNLPESLNTTSQSLTTSLISSWVPGETVTTLTNMTTSWYTPTIDHNFTPPVATLTPNATYSSLLAERTIYCWLTEDDFNNEEFSPFDFDDDCRSLYEDYCQPALTDPIPTSTSIPGSCTPTYETATSTPEQTSTTTTKTMGPTPTPTQVNMVKGCTKFHQVKSGDECGTIAAKYDISVNDFYDWNPDVGDDCKSLWSKYYVCVKRLSPSSTTTTAKPTVTTATTASTTSGVATPTPTQADMAKNCNKFHKVRSGDGCGTIAQKNKISLDDFYTWNPNVGDDCGALWLNYYVCVGTK; translated from the exons ATGATGTACTTACAGAGTCTCGCCAGTCTTCTCCCCCTGACTATACTGCCAGTATCGGCAATACGAATCTGGCCCAGTCCTTCTGACATTCCCGACTCGGTTCCTCTCCACTGTCGTCAAGCGCTCAGCTCCAACATCACCTGCGCAAACTCTCTCATCCGGGCTCAGGACGTGCTCAACGGGGCAACCCTGCTGAAGGAACAGGCTGTGTTGTACTGTACCTCGGAGTGCCAGCTATCACTCGACAATTTCAAACGTAATGTCACCGCGACCTGTGGAATGGGGGGATATGTCCTGAATTATCAATCCACGACAAAGCAGTTTCCTCTAGCTTTGGCCGATGAACTGATCTGGGCTTACAGCATCTCTTGCATTCGGGACTC CACCGGTTTCTGCTACGCGGACTTACAAAATCATACCAAAGAGGCCTGCTCAGATTGCGCTCTCAAGTATGGTGccgtgatgatgagctcCGACTATGGACGAGAACAGTTCCCCCCTGCAGCATACTCCGCGCTTCTTTCATCGTGCAGTGTTCCTGCATCGAGCTATCCCTATAGCTATACTTCAATGcccacggccaccaccatATCATCTACCAGCGCGAGCGGTCCGCCTACCTCTACACCTAGTTCATGTAGCGGTTCTACGTACGTTGTGAAAGATGACGACACCTGCGAGTCGATCTCCCATGCCAACTCGGTTGGCACGGATCGCATGATCCAGAGTAATTATCTTGATTACCAGTGTTCGTCTCTGACTTCCGGAATGGAGCTGTGTCTTGCCAACAAGTGCAAAGTATATACCGTCAAAGCAAACGATACTTGTGAGGACATTTTGCGAGGACGGTCATTCGGGTTGGTGCAGCTCGTGGGCTGGAATCCTACCCTACATGATAACTGTGATAACCTTGACTCGATGATTGGGAGAAGTCTCTGTGTTTC ACCTCCCGGGGGTGATGGGAATTTCAACCTCCCAGAATCTCTCAACACCACAAGCCAAAGCCTCACCACGTCCTTAATATCATCTTGGGTCCCAGGAGAAACTGTAACGACATTAACAAACATGACTACCTCGTGGTATACGCCCACAATTGACCACAACTTCACGCCGCCGGTCGCAACACTCACTCCAAACGCGACATACAGTAGCCTACTCGCGGAGAGAACGATCTATTGTTGGCTCACCGAAGACGACTTTAACAACGAAGAATTTAGCCCattcgacttcgacgacGACTGCCGTTCTTTGTACGAGGATTACTGCCAGCCGGCACTCACGGACCCGATCCCTACATCTACTTCCATCCCCGGAAGCTGCACGCCAACCTATGAAACCGCCACATCAACACCAGAGCAAActtcaacaacgacaaccaaGACCATGGGGCCGACCCCTACTCCTACGCAGGTTAACATGGTGAAAGGATGTACCAAGTTTCATCAGGTCAAATCCGGAGATGAGTGCGGTACTATCGCGGCCAAATACGATATTTCTGTCAACGACTTCTACGATTGGAATCCTGACGTCGGTGACGACTGCAAGTCTCTCTGGTCAAAATATTACGTCTGTGTGAAGAGGCTATCGCCGAGCTCGACGACTACCACTGCAAAGCCTACAGTAACTACCGCGACTACTGCCTCTACAACTTCCGGAGTGGCTACTCCAACCCCAACTCAGGCTGATATGGCCAAGAACTGCAACAAGTTTCACAAAGTTAGATCTGGAGACGGATGTGGTACGATTGCgcagaagaacaagatcTCGTTGGATGATTTCTATACTTGGAATCCTAATGTCGGTGACGACTGTGGAGCGCTTTGGTTAAATTACTATGTATGTGTAGGGACAAAATAG
- a CDS encoding uncharacterized protein (COG:Q;~EggNog:ENOG410PU6S;~InterPro:IPR036291,IPR002347,IPR020904;~PFAM:PF00106,PF13561;~go_function: GO:0016491 - oxidoreductase activity [Evidence IEA];~go_process: GO:0055114 - oxidation-reduction process [Evidence IEA]), whose translation MASIKVDLQTLKGVQGKVVIITGAANGIGKTAARLFYDYGASVAIGDLDEQKGNTLAAEFGGRGHFMKTDISGWASQRLLFASTFEKFGSVDYVIANAGMPEKSGFLWEDRFDAAGDLEEPDLKLIDVNVKGTLFTSKLALHYFEKNPKRGSALVVIGSASGYFGGIPIAKYVTSKHALLGLVRSLAILGRERGFRANYIAPWLTSTEFSSEIGEIWGDRPINSQMEVAEAILTACADKTLNGRGLFVAKQIVDTEVPLHQLESQWLGPEVAGIFEMGRAHIQQSFGKDPTHYLETPGYQE comes from the exons ATGGCGTCAATCAAAGTCGACCTCCAGACCCTAAAGGGCGTGCAAGGGAAGGTGGTCATTATAACCG GAGCTGCCAATGGTATCGGGAAGACGGCCGCTCGGTTGTTCTACG ACTACGGGGCTTCTGTAGCAATCGGCGACCTCGATGAACAGAAAGGCAACACTCTTGCGGCAGAGTTTGGTGG ACGTGGCCACTTCATGAAGACGGATATCTCAGGCTGGGCCTCGCAGAGACTACTATTTGCCTCAACATTCGAGAAATTCGGATCTGTGGACTACGTCATTGCCAATGCTGGGATGCCAGAGAAGTCGGGCTTTCTCTGGGAAGATAGATTTGACGCAGCTGGAGACTTGGAGGAGCCAGACTTGAAATTGATTGATGTGAATGTCAAGGGTACTCTTTTCA CTTCCAAACTCGCTTTGCATTACTTCGAGAAGAACCCTAAACGGGGATCCGCATTGGTCGTAATCGGATCCGCTTCCGG ATACTTCGGGGGCATCCCTATTGCTAAATATGTAACCTCGAAACATGCG CTTTTGGGGCTTGTTCGATCGCTGGCTATACTTGGCCGAGAGCGCGGCTTCCGTGCCAACTACATCGCTCCATGGCTAACCA GTACCGAATTCAGCTCAGAGATAGGCGAGATATGGGGAGACCGACCCATCAACAGTCAAATGGAAGTGGCCGAGGCTATACTCACGGCATGTGCTGATAAAACACTGAATG GCCGAGGACTGTTCGTGGCGAAGCAGATAGTGGACACTGAGGTCCCACTTCATCAGCTAGAGTCCCAGTGGCTTGGACCTGAAGTTGCTGGGATTTTTGAGATGGGCCGTGCTCATATTCAACAAAGTTTTGGCAAAGACCCCACTCATTATCTCGAGACTCCGGGCTATCAAGAATAG